In Pirellulales bacterium, one genomic interval encodes:
- a CDS encoding PaaI family thioesterase: MSSPDDRHADPQLLASLNALEFFKLIGLRIVDLRPGWSKLEIDWRPDLCQPLGIMHGGVIATMIDSGIAYALVLSEVATQGAGWVSVDLRVKYLRPASAGTLVCESTIPRLGRQIIHGESIVRGADGKEIARGDSIYMVVGRGEKAHPGLGGKGD, from the coding sequence ATGAGCTCACCTGACGACCGACACGCCGATCCGCAATTGCTCGCTTCGTTGAACGCGCTCGAGTTCTTCAAGTTGATCGGGCTGCGGATCGTCGATTTGCGCCCCGGGTGGTCGAAGCTGGAAATCGACTGGCGGCCGGATCTTTGCCAGCCGTTGGGCATCATGCATGGCGGCGTGATCGCCACGATGATCGACTCGGGCATCGCCTACGCGCTGGTCCTCAGCGAGGTCGCCACGCAGGGGGCCGGCTGGGTTTCGGTCGATCTGCGGGTCAAATATCTGCGCCCCGCGTCGGCCGGCACGCTCGTCTGCGAGTCGACGATTCCCCGGCTGGGCCGCCAGATCATCCACGGCGAGAGCATCGTGCGGGGGGCCGATGGCAAGGAGATCGCCCGCGGAGATTCGATCTACATGGTCGTGGGCCGGGGGGAGAAGGCCCATCCGGGACTGGGCGGAAAAGGGGACTGA
- a CDS encoding SMP-30/gluconolactonase/LRE family protein, with translation MNCRRTCRLLVACLVTSLAGVASTSSAADLPDAAQIEAIEVLTVPHYSEGVVFDYAGNGYLSEAKRIVQFTLDGKQKTFAETGAPNGHKVLADGTHLVCDASQHAVLHLSADGKLLEPASKECQGNPLRGPNDLSLDTAHGGFYFTDPGGSSDTELIGTVHYVDAKGVTQLVDEGLAFPNGIILTPDGKTLYVAESKKNRVLVYEVLSPGKVGERRVLADLPSKDESLGQVDNQPDGMCLDAAGNIYVAHYGMRQVQVLSPEGKLLARYPGGNLTTSNVAFGGPQMNQLFVTGALGNEQEAKGGLFRLDLGVPGLVILPAKK, from the coding sequence ATGAACTGCCGCCGCACTTGCCGCCTACTGGTCGCCTGCCTGGTTACTTCGCTCGCCGGAGTGGCGTCGACCTCGTCCGCTGCCGATCTGCCCGATGCCGCCCAGATCGAGGCGATCGAAGTGCTGACGGTGCCGCACTACAGCGAAGGGGTGGTCTTCGACTACGCCGGCAACGGGTACCTCTCCGAAGCCAAACGCATCGTGCAATTCACGCTGGATGGAAAGCAGAAAACATTTGCGGAGACCGGCGCCCCGAACGGTCACAAAGTGTTGGCCGATGGCACGCACCTGGTTTGCGATGCGAGCCAGCACGCCGTGCTGCACCTCTCGGCCGATGGCAAGCTGCTCGAGCCGGCTTCGAAGGAGTGCCAGGGCAATCCGCTCAGGGGTCCCAACGATCTCTCGCTCGACACGGCACACGGCGGATTCTACTTTACCGACCCAGGGGGCTCGAGCGACACGGAGTTGATCGGCACCGTGCATTATGTCGACGCGAAGGGCGTGACCCAGCTCGTCGACGAAGGGCTGGCCTTTCCGAATGGCATTATCCTGACGCCCGACGGCAAGACGCTCTACGTCGCCGAAAGCAAGAAGAATCGTGTGCTCGTGTACGAGGTGCTCTCACCGGGCAAGGTGGGAGAGCGCCGCGTTCTGGCCGATCTGCCGAGCAAGGATGAATCGCTTGGCCAGGTCGACAACCAACCCGATGGCATGTGTCTCGACGCCGCGGGAAATATCTACGTGGCCCACTACGGCATGCGGCAGGTGCAGGTGTTGAGCCCCGAGGGAAAGCTGCTCGCCCGTTATCCGGGGGGCAACCTCACCACGAGCAACGTTGCTTTCGGCGGCCCGCAGATGAACCAGCTTTTTGTCACCGGTGCATTGGGCAATGAGCAAGAGGCCAAGGGTGGTTTGTTCCGCCTCGATCTCGGCGTGCCGGGACTCGTGATCTTGCCCGCCAAGAAGTGA
- the surE gene encoding 5'/3'-nucleotidase SurE: MNLLLTNDDGIEAPGIAALERAMAPLGRTVVLAPETHLSGCSHQTTTHRPLVLRTLASDRYALDGTPADCSRVALSHLVPELVPEIDWVVSGINEGGNLGADVYPSGTVAAVREAVLLGKPGIAVSQYRRSRQAVDWNRAARWAHEVVRMLTSRDARPGRFWNVNLPDPPTDGPTPPVVFCDLDPNPLPVVYVVEEGLLHYRARYQDRLRHEGCDVEICFNGAISVTELSLG, translated from the coding sequence ATGAATCTGCTCCTGACGAACGACGACGGAATCGAGGCGCCGGGAATCGCCGCCCTCGAACGTGCCATGGCGCCCCTGGGACGCACGGTCGTCCTGGCGCCGGAAACGCATCTTTCCGGCTGTAGTCACCAAACGACGACACATCGCCCGTTGGTGCTGCGGACGCTCGCCTCGGACCGCTATGCCCTGGACGGCACGCCGGCCGATTGCTCGCGCGTGGCACTTTCGCACCTGGTGCCAGAACTGGTGCCCGAGATCGATTGGGTCGTCTCCGGCATCAACGAAGGGGGCAACCTGGGGGCCGATGTCTACCCCTCGGGAACGGTCGCCGCCGTGCGCGAGGCGGTGCTGCTCGGGAAACCGGGCATCGCGGTGTCGCAGTATCGGCGCAGCCGGCAGGCGGTCGATTGGAACCGCGCGGCGCGCTGGGCACACGAGGTGGTGCGGATGTTGACGTCGCGCGATGCGCGACCGGGGCGCTTCTGGAACGTGAACCTGCCCGATCCACCGACGGACGGCCCCACGCCGCCCGTCGTCTTTTGCGATCTCGACCCGAACCCCCTGCCCGTGGTCTACGTGGTCGAAGAGGGTTTATTGCACTACCGGGCACGTTACCAGGATCGGCTGCGGCACGAGGGGTGCGACGTCGAAATCTGCTTCAACGGCGCCATCTCGGTCACCGAGCTCTCGCTGGGCTGA
- a CDS encoding carbon storage regulator, with translation MLVLSRKIGESLVIDGNIRVTVVRVSGNRVALGVEAPDDVRVLRGELRPFGDEPVAAQEPEEEAPAKRLSRHPRRNELVPSTTPLLPQRLARRSGFTSRLAK, from the coding sequence ATGCTTGTCCTCAGTCGAAAAATCGGCGAGTCCCTGGTCATCGATGGCAACATTCGAGTCACGGTCGTCCGTGTCAGCGGCAACCGCGTGGCGCTGGGGGTCGAGGCCCCCGACGATGTCCGCGTGCTGCGGGGCGAGTTGCGCCCCTTCGGTGACGAGCCGGTGGCGGCCCAAGAGCCGGAAGAGGAAGCCCCGGCGAAGCGTCTGTCGCGTCATCCCCGCCGCAATGAGTTAGTCCCGTCGACCACGCCGTTGCTGCCGCAGCGGTTGGCGCGCCGGAGCGGTTTCACCTCGCGACTGGCCAAGTAA
- a CDS encoding NUDIX domain-containing protein, translating to MSSDPSNELPQACAVPFRYRQQRVEFCLITSLNRRKWGFPKGIVEPHQTIETAALAEAYEEAGLAGEIIGQPLGDYADFKWNRPLRVHGRLMCVSHELAHWPEDTQRQRRWCTAKEARELVARQEQLELLEQAIRWLKQIEQRTQS from the coding sequence ATGTCGAGCGATCCATCGAACGAGTTGCCGCAGGCCTGCGCCGTCCCCTTCCGGTACCGTCAGCAGCGTGTGGAGTTTTGCCTCATCACGTCGCTGAACCGGCGCAAGTGGGGCTTCCCGAAAGGGATTGTCGAGCCCCATCAAACGATCGAGACGGCCGCGCTGGCCGAGGCGTACGAAGAGGCCGGCCTGGCGGGCGAAATTATCGGCCAACCCCTGGGGGACTACGCCGACTTCAAATGGAACCGCCCCTTGCGCGTGCATGGACGGCTGATGTGCGTCTCGCACGAACTGGCCCACTGGCCCGAAGACACCCAGCGCCAGCGCCGCTGGTGTACGGCCAAGGAAGCACGCGAACTCGTTGCTCGCCAGGAGCAGCTCGAGTTGCTCGAACAGGCGATCCGGTGGCTGAAGCAGATCGAGCAACGCACCCAGTCGTAA
- a CDS encoding Gfo/Idh/MocA family oxidoreductase yields the protein MLRFVFALLVAALLAGPLSAADESAKPIRAGIIGLDTSHVIAFTKAFNSPDKQGDAADVTIVAAYPGGSPDVEASYSRVEMFTRQVREMGVEIVDSIDKLLEKVDVVLLESVDGRPHLAQATPVILAGKPLFIDKPVAGSLADAIAIFALAKEHKVPCFSSSSLRFGPELQGIGKNEKVGEIVGCSVHAPCSLEEHHPDLFWYGVHGVEMLYTVMSTGCEEVSRAHTADTDFVTGRWKDGRIGTYRGIRRGDSTYGAIVYGTKGIVESGRYAGYVPLVEEIAKFFKTGKSPVPAEETIEMFTFMEAADESKRQGGAPVKLADVLQKAQAEAAKKK from the coding sequence ATGCTCCGTTTTGTCTTCGCCTTGCTCGTCGCCGCGTTGCTTGCCGGTCCCTTGTCTGCCGCGGACGAGTCCGCAAAACCGATCCGCGCCGGCATTATCGGCCTCGATACCTCGCACGTGATCGCCTTCACCAAGGCTTTCAACAGCCCCGATAAGCAAGGAGACGCGGCCGACGTGACGATTGTGGCCGCGTATCCGGGGGGCAGCCCCGATGTCGAAGCGAGCTACAGCCGCGTCGAGATGTTCACCAGGCAGGTGCGGGAGATGGGGGTCGAGATCGTCGACTCGATCGACAAGCTGCTCGAGAAGGTCGACGTCGTGCTGCTCGAAAGCGTCGACGGTCGGCCGCACCTGGCGCAGGCGACGCCGGTCATCCTGGCGGGCAAGCCCTTGTTCATCGACAAGCCGGTGGCCGGTTCGCTGGCCGACGCGATCGCGATCTTCGCACTGGCCAAGGAGCACAAGGTGCCCTGCTTCTCGAGCTCGTCGCTCCGCTTCGGGCCCGAGCTACAGGGGATCGGCAAAAACGAGAAGGTCGGCGAGATTGTCGGTTGTTCCGTACACGCCCCTTGCTCACTCGAAGAGCATCACCCCGACCTGTTCTGGTATGGGGTGCATGGTGTCGAGATGCTCTACACCGTGATGAGCACCGGTTGCGAAGAGGTCTCTCGCGCGCACACCGCCGATACCGACTTTGTCACCGGCCGCTGGAAGGATGGCCGCATCGGCACCTACCGCGGCATTCGTCGCGGCGACAGCACCTACGGCGCGATCGTATACGGCACGAAGGGGATCGTCGAGTCGGGCAGGTATGCCGGTTACGTTCCGCTGGTGGAGGAGATCGCCAAATTCTTCAAGACGGGCAAGTCGCCGGTGCCAGCCGAAGAGACGATCGAGATGTTCACCTTCATGGAGGCCGCCGACGAAAGCAAGCGGCAGGGGGGCGCCCCGGTGAAGCTGGCCGACGTGCTGCAGAAGGCTCAGGCAGAGGCCGCCAAGAAGAAGTAG
- a CDS encoding DUF1501 domain-containing protein, whose amino-acid sequence MASPAPRAIEQAALLQSTRRHFFGQCAVGVGSLALASLLQGERAHSAAAMDADLRTHPLAVRPTHFAPRAKRVIFLFMAGGPSQLDLFDFKPKLQQLDGQQIPSSYVEKKRFAFIGRDAKLLGTRRAFAQHGQSGAQLSELLPHLATIVDQISIVRGMKTDVFNHGPAKLFVNTGTPRFGLPSMGAWVTYGIGSESQNLPGFVVLQSGPRGPRGGAPLWGSGFLPTTYQGVPLLPGPEPILNLTSPLGFAGARQSQFYETVNALNSERLATVGDPEIATRIAAYEMAYRMQSSAPELTDLSGETAETLAAYGAEPGKVSFANNCLLARRLVERGVRFVQLYHTDWDHHGNNDTHLGEPLDARCREVDQPSVALVKDLQRRGLLEDTLVVWGGEFGRTPMGEPRDKIGRDHHIDGYSMWLAGGGVRAGQTLGATDELGFYTVEDPVHVHDLQATILHLLGLDHLKLTYRFQGRDFRLTDVGGEVVQRLLA is encoded by the coding sequence ATGGCATCCCCTGCGCCACGAGCCATCGAACAAGCGGCGTTGCTGCAATCCACGCGGCGTCACTTCTTCGGGCAGTGCGCCGTCGGCGTGGGCTCGCTGGCCCTGGCATCGTTGCTGCAGGGTGAGCGTGCTCACTCGGCCGCAGCCATGGACGCCGACCTGCGCACGCATCCCTTGGCGGTGCGGCCGACCCATTTCGCCCCGCGCGCCAAGCGGGTCATCTTTCTCTTTATGGCTGGTGGGCCCAGTCAACTCGACCTGTTCGATTTCAAGCCGAAGTTGCAGCAGCTCGACGGGCAGCAGATCCCCTCGTCGTATGTTGAAAAGAAACGCTTCGCGTTCATCGGCCGCGACGCCAAGCTGCTCGGCACGCGGCGGGCGTTCGCCCAGCATGGCCAATCGGGCGCTCAACTGAGCGAGCTCCTGCCGCATCTGGCGACCATCGTCGATCAGATCTCGATCGTCCGCGGAATGAAGACCGACGTCTTCAATCACGGCCCGGCCAAGCTCTTCGTCAACACGGGCACGCCGCGCTTCGGACTGCCGAGCATGGGGGCCTGGGTGACGTATGGCATCGGCAGCGAATCGCAGAATCTGCCGGGCTTCGTCGTGCTGCAGTCGGGTCCCCGAGGACCGCGTGGCGGCGCGCCGCTGTGGGGGAGCGGCTTCCTTCCCACCACGTATCAAGGCGTGCCGTTGCTGCCCGGACCAGAGCCGATCTTGAATCTCACCAGCCCGCTGGGCTTTGCCGGCGCGCGCCAGTCGCAGTTCTACGAGACGGTCAACGCGCTCAATAGCGAGCGCCTGGCTACGGTCGGCGATCCTGAAATCGCGACGCGTATCGCCGCCTACGAAATGGCGTATCGCATGCAGTCGAGTGCGCCGGAGTTGACCGACCTCTCGGGCGAGACGGCCGAGACCCTGGCCGCCTACGGCGCCGAGCCCGGCAAGGTTTCGTTCGCCAACAACTGCCTGTTGGCGCGCCGGCTAGTCGAACGGGGCGTGCGGTTCGTGCAGCTCTACCACACCGACTGGGATCATCACGGCAACAACGATACGCACCTGGGCGAGCCGCTCGACGCGCGCTGCCGCGAAGTCGATCAACCGTCGGTGGCGCTGGTGAAGGATCTCCAGCGGCGGGGACTGCTCGAAGACACGCTGGTCGTCTGGGGGGGCGAGTTCGGGCGCACGCCGATGGGCGAGCCACGCGACAAGATCGGCCGCGATCACCACATCGATGGCTACAGCATGTGGCTGGCCGGCGGCGGAGTGCGTGCCGGGCAAACCCTGGGCGCCACCGACGAGTTGGGTTTCTACACCGTCGAAGATCCGGTCCACGTACACGATCTGCAGGCCACGATCCTGCATCTGCTGGGGCTCGACCATTTGAAGCTGACCTACCGCTTCCAGGGACGCGACTTCCGCCTGACCGACGTCGGCGGCGAGGTGGTCCAGCGATTGCTCGCCTGA
- a CDS encoding PSD1 domain-containing protein, with the protein MARRFASIACLAFVCFAARVQADEAPDYARDIQPILARSCFRCHGAEKQESGLRLDTADGAREGGYSGAAVIPGQGGDSILVHALTGTHDATQMPPEGEGERLSAAEVTLVTRWIDAGAEIPADPSATSGKSRRTSEHWSFQPVVRPELPVLRRPAWVRTPIDAFVLAELERRSLAPAPEADRATLIRRVSLDLIGLPPSPAEVEAFLLDNRADAYERVVDRLLASPHYGERWGRHWLDLARYADSNGYTIDSARSIWKYRDWVIAAMNRDLPFDQFAIEQLAGDMLPEATLEQRIATGFHRNTLKNEEGGTDPEQFRVEAVADRVATTGAVFLGLTIGCARCHDHKYDPLSQRDYYQMFALFNSADEPSLQVPTDQQSKELPALAADLVQAQQRLKMVDENAPGRQADWEKKLAGRVGRGWQTLEPVEYHSAHGATLEKLADLSLLATGERPRQDEYIVEVELPLGEPLTAIRLEALTDDRLPRRGPGRAGNGNFVLSEVTITRLPPATAEVAESAQAATGSATPTDAAETMFAIASTRADHSQVDYPIAAAADGDTATGWAINVARGSMNVDRTAIFVLSQVLEPAEQGSRLRITLRHQHRDAGYTLGRFRLSATSTATDLLGLSPAALAALAIPAEQRSDEQRETLRIEYQQHDPERLPLAAAIEELKRQQKQLESSITTTLALAERSEPRPTTIHIRGDFLRPGSPVAPDVPEVLPPLEKNGERGTRLDFARWLVDGRNPLTARVTVNRLWQQYFGVGLVATENDFGTQGDPPTHPALLDWLSSEFVRNGWSQKAIHRLIVTSAAYRQSSRFRPELVDVDADNKLLARQSRLRLDAEAIRDSALAASGLLAREIGGPGVYPPQPEGIYAFTQQVKYWKESQGPDRFRRAMYTYFWRSSPYPFLTTFDVPDANTACTRRVRSNTPLQSLTLANDRAFQEIARGLATRVIEHLPEHDDAARIRYAIKLGLAREPSMNEQATLGRFVAEQRASFAADRESAASALGVTAEAGAADPQLAERATWTALARVLLNLDEFVTRE; encoded by the coding sequence ATGGCGCGCCGGTTTGCCTCGATTGCTTGTCTGGCATTCGTCTGCTTCGCCGCGCGCGTACAGGCCGATGAGGCGCCCGACTACGCGCGCGACATCCAGCCGATTCTGGCCCGCAGTTGCTTCCGATGTCACGGTGCTGAAAAGCAGGAGTCGGGGCTGCGGCTCGACACCGCCGATGGCGCCCGCGAAGGAGGCTATAGCGGCGCCGCCGTTATCCCCGGCCAGGGCGGCGACAGCATCCTTGTCCACGCCCTTACAGGCACGCACGACGCGACACAGATGCCCCCCGAGGGAGAAGGGGAGCGTCTTTCGGCCGCTGAAGTGACGCTCGTCACTCGCTGGATCGATGCCGGCGCCGAGATTCCGGCCGATCCGTCAGCGACTTCCGGCAAGAGTCGCCGCACGAGCGAGCATTGGTCCTTCCAACCCGTCGTGCGTCCGGAGTTGCCCGTGCTGCGCCGGCCAGCCTGGGTGCGCACGCCGATCGATGCGTTCGTCCTGGCGGAACTGGAGCGCCGCTCGCTGGCGCCGGCCCCCGAGGCCGATCGCGCCACGTTGATTCGCCGCGTGAGTCTCGATCTGATCGGCCTGCCCCCTTCGCCCGCGGAGGTCGAGGCCTTTCTGCTCGACAATCGGGCCGACGCCTACGAGCGCGTCGTCGACCGGCTATTGGCGTCGCCCCATTATGGCGAACGCTGGGGCCGCCATTGGCTGGATCTGGCACGCTATGCGGATTCGAACGGCTATACGATCGACAGTGCCCGTTCGATCTGGAAGTATCGCGACTGGGTCATCGCGGCGATGAATCGTGATCTGCCGTTCGATCAGTTTGCGATCGAACAACTCGCCGGCGACATGCTGCCCGAGGCGACCTTGGAGCAGCGCATCGCGACGGGCTTTCATCGCAACACACTCAAGAACGAAGAGGGGGGGACCGATCCCGAACAATTCCGCGTCGAGGCGGTGGCCGATCGCGTCGCCACGACGGGGGCGGTGTTCTTGGGGTTGACGATCGGCTGCGCCCGCTGCCACGATCACAAGTACGATCCCCTCTCGCAGCGTGACTACTACCAGATGTTCGCGCTCTTCAATAGCGCGGACGAGCCGAGCCTGCAAGTGCCGACCGACCAACAGTCGAAGGAGCTGCCGGCGCTGGCCGCCGATCTCGTTCAGGCTCAGCAGCGTTTGAAGATGGTCGACGAGAACGCCCCCGGCCGGCAAGCCGACTGGGAAAAGAAGCTCGCCGGGAGAGTCGGGCGCGGCTGGCAGACGCTCGAGCCGGTCGAGTACCATTCGGCGCACGGCGCCACGCTCGAGAAGCTCGCCGATCTTTCCCTGCTGGCCACGGGCGAGCGACCGCGGCAAGACGAATACATCGTCGAAGTGGAATTGCCGCTGGGCGAGCCCCTCACGGCGATACGGCTCGAGGCGCTCACCGACGATCGTCTGCCGCGCCGGGGACCAGGCCGCGCGGGGAACGGCAATTTCGTCCTCAGCGAGGTGACCATCACTCGTTTGCCCCCCGCCACGGCGGAGGTGGCAGAATCGGCCCAGGCTGCCACGGGCAGCGCCACTCCCACGGACGCGGCCGAGACGATGTTCGCCATTGCCTCGACTCGCGCCGATCATTCCCAGGTCGATTATCCCATCGCGGCCGCCGCCGACGGTGACACGGCGACCGGTTGGGCCATCAATGTGGCACGCGGCTCGATGAACGTCGATCGAACGGCCATCTTCGTCTTGAGCCAGGTGCTCGAGCCGGCAGAACAGGGGAGCCGGCTGCGGATCACGCTCCGGCATCAGCATCGCGACGCAGGCTACACCCTGGGGAGGTTCCGGCTTTCGGCCACGTCGACGGCAACCGATCTGCTCGGATTGTCGCCAGCGGCGCTCGCCGCGTTGGCTATACCTGCCGAACAGCGTAGCGACGAGCAACGCGAGACGCTACGGATCGAGTATCAGCAGCACGATCCCGAACGACTCCCCTTGGCGGCCGCGATCGAAGAGTTGAAGCGTCAACAAAAGCAGCTCGAATCGTCGATCACGACGACGCTGGCGCTGGCCGAGCGGAGCGAGCCTCGCCCGACGACGATCCACATTCGCGGCGATTTCCTCCGCCCGGGCTCGCCCGTCGCGCCCGACGTGCCGGAGGTCCTGCCACCTCTCGAAAAAAATGGCGAGCGGGGGACCCGGCTCGACTTTGCACGCTGGCTCGTCGATGGCCGCAATCCGTTGACGGCGCGCGTCACGGTGAACCGGCTCTGGCAGCAGTATTTCGGCGTGGGCCTGGTGGCCACCGAGAACGACTTCGGCACGCAGGGCGATCCCCCCACGCATCCCGCGCTGCTCGATTGGTTGTCGTCAGAGTTCGTCCGTAATGGTTGGAGCCAGAAAGCGATTCATCGCCTGATCGTCACGTCGGCGGCCTATCGGCAGTCGTCGCGGTTCCGGCCGGAGCTGGTCGACGTCGATGCCGACAACAAGCTGCTCGCGCGGCAGTCGCGGCTGCGCCTGGATGCCGAGGCGATCCGCGATTCGGCGCTGGCCGCCAGTGGGCTGCTGGCGCGCGAGATCGGCGGACCCGGCGTCTATCCGCCTCAGCCCGAGGGGATCTATGCCTTCACGCAGCAGGTAAAGTATTGGAAAGAAAGCCAGGGTCCCGATCGCTTCCGTCGCGCCATGTACACCTATTTCTGGCGGTCGAGTCCCTATCCGTTTCTCACCACGTTCGACGTCCCCGACGCGAACACGGCCTGTACGCGGCGCGTGCGCTCGAACACGCCGCTGCAATCGTTGACCCTGGCCAACGACCGCGCGTTTCAAGAGATTGCCCGCGGTCTGGCGACGCGGGTCATCGAGCATCTGCCCGAGCATGACGATGCGGCCCGAATTCGCTACGCGATCAAGCTCGGACTGGCGCGCGAGCCTTCGATGAACGAGCAGGCGACACTCGGCCGTTTTGTGGCCGAGCAACGCGCTTCGTTCGCCGCCGATCGCGAGTCGGCGGCCAGCGCGCTAGGCGTCACCGCCGAGGCCGGAGCGGCCGATCCGCAACTGGCCGAGCGCGCCACCTGGACCGCGCTGGCGCGTGTGTTGTTGAATCTCGACGAATTCGTGACGCGGGAGTGA
- a CDS encoding aminopeptidase P family protein, translating into MTDPTAHFSIKHCRARQARLLEVMERLECDLVVVAHREHVQWLTGPHYGPLVTPLAALDSTGFCTLVAPNEPPAGAAVDRVLTYEAQWMSTLRNDQRQAAAEVLATDLTGPRATRWIGVEYSVFGPHLAGGFSAELIDIEPEIYRLRRYKHPDELACLRKAIGATGAMYARAREIVQPGVNELDVFGELQAAATRFLGEPPTAAGNDFACGVPGGPPRDRAAQDGELYILDLGPAYRGYNADNCRAIAVNRQPTDVQQAAWEQIAAVFPIVERRVKPGFRCRELYAEVKAHLDRHLPGSFTHHLGHGIGLFPHEAPHVNPSWDDTFELGEIFTIEPGLYSDRLRGGIRLEQDYLVTADGVELLSDFPLGLV; encoded by the coding sequence ATGACCGACCCGACAGCGCATTTCAGCATCAAGCATTGCCGCGCGCGGCAAGCACGTCTCCTGGAGGTCATGGAACGACTCGAGTGCGATCTGGTCGTCGTGGCCCATCGCGAGCACGTGCAATGGCTGACGGGCCCCCACTACGGTCCCCTGGTGACACCGCTCGCCGCGCTCGACTCGACCGGCTTCTGCACGCTGGTGGCGCCGAATGAACCGCCGGCCGGTGCGGCGGTCGATCGCGTGCTGACGTACGAGGCGCAATGGATGTCGACGCTGCGCAACGATCAACGCCAGGCCGCGGCCGAGGTGCTCGCCACTGATTTGACGGGGCCCCGCGCGACGCGTTGGATTGGCGTCGAGTATTCCGTGTTTGGCCCGCACCTGGCGGGGGGCTTCAGCGCCGAACTGATCGATATCGAACCGGAGATCTACCGCCTGCGACGCTATAAGCATCCCGACGAGTTGGCATGCCTGCGGAAGGCTATCGGGGCCACCGGAGCCATGTACGCGCGGGCCAGAGAGATTGTGCAGCCGGGCGTCAATGAGCTCGACGTATTCGGCGAGTTGCAGGCGGCCGCCACGCGTTTTCTCGGCGAGCCACCGACCGCGGCCGGCAACGATTTTGCCTGTGGCGTGCCGGGAGGCCCACCGCGCGATCGCGCCGCACAGGATGGCGAGCTCTACATCCTGGATCTCGGTCCGGCGTATCGCGGTTACAACGCCGACAACTGCCGCGCGATCGCCGTGAATCGCCAGCCGACCGACGTGCAGCAGGCGGCCTGGGAGCAGATTGCGGCCGTGTTTCCCATCGTCGAGCGACGCGTGAAGCCGGGCTTTCGCTGCCGCGAACTCTACGCCGAGGTGAAGGCACATCTCGACCGCCACCTGCCCGGCAGCTTTACCCATCACCTGGGGCACGGCATCGGGCTCTTCCCGCACGAGGCCCCGCACGTGAATCCCAGTTGGGACGACACGTTCGAGCTGGGAGAAATCTTTACGATCGAGCCGGGACTCTACTCCGACCGCCTGCGGGGCGGAATTCGACTCGAGCAGGATTACCTCGTCACGGCGGACGGAGTCGAGCTGCTCAGCGACTTTCCGCTCGGCCTGGTGTGA
- a CDS encoding DUF2752 domain-containing protein, protein MERTTEEKPAALRGRARFGLAVCGVLLAIPLIVAVWLSPDARGYGTHERLGLPPCTFWVLFGKPCPSCGMTTSWAHTVRGELPSAIAANAGGALLALIAAAGVPWTIASAVRGKLIGGRHVETVLVTLAVVAAGVTMFDWLERLIFE, encoded by the coding sequence GTGGAACGAACGACCGAGGAGAAACCGGCAGCACTACGAGGCCGAGCTCGTTTCGGGCTGGCGGTGTGCGGCGTTCTGTTGGCGATTCCGCTCATCGTCGCAGTCTGGCTTTCTCCCGATGCACGTGGTTACGGCACGCACGAGCGACTTGGTCTGCCTCCCTGCACCTTTTGGGTGCTGTTCGGCAAGCCGTGTCCCTCGTGCGGCATGACGACCTCCTGGGCGCACACGGTGCGAGGAGAATTGCCTTCGGCCATCGCGGCCAACGCAGGAGGCGCCTTGCTCGCCCTGATCGCCGCCGCCGGAGTGCCATGGACGATCGCTTCGGCGGTGCGCGGAAAACTGATCGGGGGGCGACACGTCGAAACTGTACTCGTGACCCTGGCGGTCGTGGCGGCCGGCGTCACGATGTTCGATTGGCTCGAACGATTGATATTCGAATAA